Proteins encoded together in one Candidatus Binataceae bacterium window:
- a CDS encoding Rieske 2Fe-2S domain-containing protein — translation MLTQEQNEYLTRVGPGTPCGELMRRYWHPIYPEVKLRDNPVAKVRILCEDLVLFRDRSGRLGLIQENCPHRLTSFACGIPEVEGIRCCYHGWLFDTQGRCLEMPLEPPNS, via the coding sequence ATGCTGACCCAGGAACAGAACGAATATCTGACCCGGGTGGGGCCGGGCACGCCGTGCGGCGAGCTGATGCGCCGCTACTGGCATCCGATTTATCCCGAGGTCAAGTTGCGCGACAACCCGGTGGCCAAGGTACGCATCCTGTGCGAGGACCTGGTCCTGTTCCGCGATCGTAGCGGGCGATTGGGGCTGATCCAGGAAAATTGCCCCCACCGTCTGACCAGCTTCGCCTGCGGTATCCCCGAGGTCGAGGGCATCCGATGCTGCTACCATGGCTGGCTGTTCGACACCCAGGGGCGCTGCCTGGAGATGCCGCTGGAACCGCCCAACAGC
- a CDS encoding LLM class flavin-dependent oxidoreductase, whose amino-acid sequence MSLFYLPSVGSRAEIEQGRVGLRGEPYDRMLAELADQAQLADELGYDSISFTEHHFHVEGFELSNNPILLDLFVAMKTKRLRVGQLGLVLPADNPLRIAEDIAMLDHMSGGRANAGFARGYQRRWVDVMAQQTHGIHGAQPHEHDAIDEANRAAFEECFTIIKQAWTQDSLNYQGRYWRIPPGPTPWTLAATAKWGLGVKAGVVEAVSVVPKPVQKPHPPIYQPFASSERSIRWCAQEGVIAILPPLFPPYERHLYELYAEVSGRPLGEGVGVVRDVVIADSDEQAQEIWRTSGAFVGREWFKPFGFAKAMEDPATGEVPDLFENGMALVGSVDSVTRQLERLLARLPITRLFAWMYSGLMSEAQIRRTIELFRTRVLPRVAELA is encoded by the coding sequence GTGTCGTTATTTTATCTGCCCTCGGTGGGTAGCCGAGCCGAGATCGAGCAGGGACGGGTGGGGCTACGCGGGGAGCCCTACGATCGGATGCTGGCAGAGCTTGCTGACCAGGCGCAACTGGCCGACGAGTTGGGTTACGACTCCATCAGTTTCACCGAGCACCATTTTCATGTCGAGGGCTTCGAGCTCTCCAACAATCCGATTTTGCTGGATCTGTTCGTGGCGATGAAAACTAAGCGGCTGCGCGTGGGGCAATTGGGCTTGGTGCTGCCTGCCGACAATCCGCTGCGGATAGCCGAAGACATCGCGATGCTTGACCACATGAGCGGAGGGCGGGCCAATGCCGGCTTCGCGCGCGGCTATCAGCGGCGCTGGGTCGACGTGATGGCACAGCAGACCCATGGCATCCATGGCGCCCAGCCCCATGAGCATGACGCTATCGATGAAGCCAATCGCGCGGCTTTCGAGGAATGCTTCACCATCATCAAACAGGCCTGGACCCAGGATAGCCTGAACTACCAGGGACGCTATTGGCGCATCCCGCCGGGCCCCACTCCCTGGACGCTGGCGGCAACTGCCAAATGGGGCCTTGGGGTGAAGGCTGGCGTGGTAGAGGCGGTCAGCGTAGTGCCTAAGCCGGTGCAAAAGCCTCATCCCCCGATTTATCAGCCCTTCGCCTCGTCCGAGCGCAGCATCCGCTGGTGTGCCCAGGAGGGCGTGATCGCGATTCTACCGCCGCTTTTTCCGCCCTACGAGCGCCACCTGTACGAGCTTTATGCCGAGGTCTCGGGCCGGCCGCTGGGCGAGGGAGTCGGCGTAGTACGCGACGTGGTGATCGCCGACAGCGATGAGCAGGCGCAGGAAATATGGCGCACCAGCGGCGCCTTCGTCGGACGCGAATGGTTCAAGCCCTTTGGCTTCGCCAAGGCGATGGAGGATCCCGCAACCGGCGAGGTGCCTGATCTTTTCGAAAATGGGATGGCGCTGGTTGGGAGTGTAGATAGTGTGACGCGTCAATTGGAGAGGCTGCTGGCGCGGCTGCCAATCACCCGGCTATTTGCCTGGATGTACAGCGGGCTGATGAGCGAGGCTCAGATCCGGCGTACTATCGAGCTATTCCGCACCCGCGTGCTGCCGCGTGTGGCCGAGCTGGCCTGA
- a CDS encoding peroxidase-related enzyme (This protein belongs to a clade of uncharacterized proteins related to peroxidases such as the alkylhydroperoxidase AhpD.): protein MSTKEAPLSWLRLAEESNPAPAVRKLQEESLTRFGFVRHVLRLPFGPDRLPLFQAYLDRLMRSEDALLPGRERELLALVTSVENRCEVCIYTHAVALKNYGMPGELLDVLMVNWRRAELSPRERALANFAAGLTTRPAEAQESDVDELRAAGLSEAEILEAVQIVAIYNFTNRLNSGLGLRINSEFLAAYHSGR from the coding sequence ATGAGCACTAAAGAAGCCCCGCTGTCATGGCTGCGCCTAGCGGAAGAGTCAAATCCCGCGCCCGCGGTCAGAAAACTGCAGGAAGAATCGCTGACCCGCTTCGGTTTCGTGCGCCACGTCCTGCGTTTGCCCTTTGGACCCGATCGCCTGCCCCTGTTTCAGGCCTATTTGGATCGTCTTATGCGCAGCGAGGACGCGCTGCTGCCCGGGCGCGAACGCGAATTGCTGGCGCTGGTGACCAGCGTGGAAAATCGATGCGAAGTCTGCATCTATACCCACGCGGTGGCGCTCAAGAACTACGGTATGCCCGGGGAGCTGCTCGACGTACTGATGGTCAATTGGCGACGCGCCGAACTCTCGCCGCGCGAGCGCGCTCTGGCCAACTTCGCCGCCGGTCTGACTACGCGGCCGGCCGAGGCGCAGGAAAGCGACGTGGACGAATTGCGCGCCGCCGGGCTGAGCGAGGCGGAAATACTGGAGGCCGTGCAGATTGTGGCGATTTACAACTTCACTAATCGCCTCAACAGTGGCCTGGGCCTACGGATCAATTCCGAGTTCCTCGCTGCTTACCATTCCGGGCGCTGA
- a CDS encoding cobalamin-independent methionine synthase II family protein, giving the protein MASIYRAEVIGSLVRPAYLNEGRAAMHAGKLSAQEFKQLEDRAVDEVLALQERAGMDVVSDGEMRRMIYQVPGSGTMKPHGGPSPVTLTLNWRKQEGAATAEQRAQIPVFPLTSRLSPNHAAAQEFAYAQAHSKKPVKITMPGPTAVLNRWSPSHSAQVYPTPLDLLNDAVEVIKEEVRELAALGCRYVQIDAPELSNLTGESQAVGNAIPNYNEWLRNEGLAAINQVATVPGVTFGLHICRGNYKGYWLSETPWEQLARHIFPRTTNFDIFLLEYDDWRSGSFAPLADLGRDKIAVLGLISTKRKELEPADQVAARIEEASHFFPLERMALSSQCGFSPDSLSNVLDAARQEAKLRLVAEIAHRIWS; this is encoded by the coding sequence ATGGCCTCAATTTATCGTGCTGAAGTGATCGGTTCGTTGGTCCGCCCGGCATACCTCAACGAAGGACGCGCCGCGATGCACGCAGGCAAGCTTAGCGCCCAGGAGTTTAAGCAGCTCGAAGACCGCGCGGTCGACGAGGTGCTGGCACTGCAAGAGCGGGCGGGAATGGACGTGGTCAGCGACGGCGAGATGCGCCGGATGATCTACCAAGTGCCTGGATCTGGCACGATGAAGCCGCACGGCGGCCCTTCGCCCGTCACCTTGACGCTCAACTGGCGCAAGCAGGAAGGCGCGGCGACGGCGGAGCAACGGGCGCAAATTCCCGTCTTTCCGCTAACCAGCCGGCTCAGTCCAAACCACGCCGCCGCCCAAGAGTTCGCCTACGCCCAGGCGCATAGCAAGAAGCCGGTCAAGATCACGATGCCGGGGCCAACCGCAGTGCTCAATCGCTGGTCCCCCAGCCATTCGGCTCAGGTCTATCCCACCCCGCTGGATCTGCTCAATGACGCAGTGGAAGTCATCAAGGAGGAAGTACGCGAGTTGGCCGCCCTGGGCTGCCGTTACGTACAGATCGACGCTCCGGAATTGAGCAACCTGACCGGGGAATCACAGGCGGTGGGCAACGCAATCCCCAACTATAACGAATGGCTGCGCAACGAAGGTTTAGCGGCCATCAACCAAGTCGCGACCGTGCCCGGAGTGACCTTCGGATTGCACATCTGCCGCGGCAATTACAAGGGCTACTGGTTGTCGGAAACCCCCTGGGAGCAACTAGCTCGGCATATCTTCCCGCGCACCACCAACTTCGACATTTTTCTGCTCGAATACGACGATTGGCGCTCGGGCTCCTTTGCCCCGCTGGCCGACCTGGGACGGGACAAAATCGCGGTGCTGGGGCTAATCTCCACCAAGCGCAAGGAGCTCGAGCCCGCCGACCAGGTGGCGGCCCGAATCGAGGAAGCCAGCCACTTTTTCCCGCTGGAACGGATGGCGCTTTCCAGCCAATGCGGCTTTTCGCCCGACTCGCTCTCCAACGTCCTGGACGCGGCCCGCCAGGAGGCCAAGCTGCGCCTGGTCGCCGAGATCGCCCATCGGATCTGGTCCTGA
- a CDS encoding pyridoxamine 5'-phosphate oxidase family protein — protein sequence MAVIPKVLRPHIDSALPDFVCLVGSVLPDGYAHVTPRGSTMVFDDEHIALWERGRGATSSHVHDGTKLTVFFRKPPLSTQLQLRAGVARFYGTATVHKSGAVYEEVWRRLVEPEKKADPEKKGFAVLIKIERAEDLSGEPLKLD from the coding sequence GTGGCAGTTATTCCCAAGGTTCTACGCCCCCATATCGACTCGGCTCTACCCGATTTTGTCTGCCTGGTGGGTAGCGTGTTGCCCGACGGCTACGCCCATGTCACTCCGCGCGGCAGCACGATGGTCTTCGACGACGAACACATCGCGCTGTGGGAACGCGGGCGGGGAGCAACCAGCAGCCATGTGCACGACGGTACCAAGCTGACGGTTTTTTTTCGCAAGCCGCCCCTATCGACCCAGCTTCAGTTGCGGGCCGGGGTCGCGCGCTTTTATGGCACCGCCACAGTGCACAAATCGGGAGCGGTGTACGAGGAGGTATGGCGGCGGCTGGTCGAGCCGGAAAAAAAGGCCGATCCCGAAAAGAAAGGGTTTGCGGTTCTGATCAAGATTGAGCGGGCCGAAGATCTCAGCGGAGAGCCGCTTAAATTGGACTGA